The following are encoded in a window of Flavobacterium psychrotrophum genomic DNA:
- a CDS encoding discoidin domain-containing protein: MKKRPTNFILIYFLLRLLCTAAFAQSNMLNLDSSNPLTNWKVYPADQVTNTAPVLQPGYDTSGWVTATVPGTVFAAYVAQGFEENPDYGDNIYRADRTKYNKNFWYRTELAIPASLSGNRKWLNLEGVNRDADVYFNGHFLGNIKGILQRGKYDITSFINTLGSNALAILVYLPQGALNCSASPTYIPSASWDWMPYVPGLNSGITNDIYISTSNEVTINDPWIRTKVLSEAVANLKISAELKNNSGKAITGVLSGTIMPGNIPFSKTVTIPANGTVNAVTELTVNNPQLWWPNGYGAQNLYTCNFEFKKDGTVSDQKNVTFGIREYSYDTTGDVFHLYINGKKIFLKGGNWGMSEYMLRCKKDEYDTKIRLHKEMNYNVIRNWTGATTDEEFYEACDKHGIMVWDDFWLITTYFNWPDFEVFRNNVAEKIKRNRNYASIALWCGANEMTPPDDYVSMYRSAVNQYDGDDRWFQPNSNHGSMSGSGPWQNFHPAEYFNTAPRMPGAIESYGMRSELGTAVFPNYDSFQKFMPEANQWPRNTMWEQHFFGDTYAPAANANKFFETVNNYYGNCSSIQEFCKKSQLVNIQVNQAMYEGWLHNLNNDASGLIIWMSQSAYPSMLWQTYDYYYDLNGAYWGVKAACEPVHILKVPTTGKFEVVNTSGAARSWLNASLEIVNLHGETQYTFQANLPELAADAKVADVFGNLNIDTARLTQVYFERLRLTDASGAVVSENFYWPTLNENNYNYVNTLHPVTLTVAQQVQAGADETVVTATISNPVQETAFAVRVQLVNPATGQAILPAFIDKGYFTLFPGESKLVTIKVRSSQLQGITPQVKATPYNDPEMGLIQNLALFKPTTVSSTFGTINTAGKATDGSYATRWESNYSDPQWLMTDLLEQYQINRIKIKWEGARASKYSIDTSTDGINWTVLQMVDNNTELDNEFNGLSVNARYVRVSGIQRASVWGYSIYELEVYGQAVLASDKPQLNDKTAPYPNPFKNSISIPLPLNMGSTFEIELRDASGRLVAQHKGKNLLAKTVFDWEPTTKEGGTLASGVYFLALKCNRNTTTYKIIKQ; encoded by the coding sequence ATGAAAAAAAGACCTACTAATTTTATCCTGATATATTTTTTGCTTCGGCTGCTTTGTACGGCGGCCTTTGCACAATCGAATATGCTGAACCTTGATAGCAGTAATCCGCTAACAAACTGGAAGGTTTATCCGGCAGACCAGGTAACTAACACGGCGCCCGTTTTGCAGCCGGGTTATGATACTTCGGGGTGGGTAACAGCTACAGTGCCGGGTACTGTTTTTGCTGCTTATGTGGCACAGGGCTTTGAGGAAAATCCTGACTATGGCGATAACATCTATAGGGCTGACCGCACAAAGTATAACAAAAATTTTTGGTACCGCACAGAACTTGCAATCCCTGCCAGCCTTTCCGGAAATAGAAAATGGCTAAACCTTGAAGGGGTAAACCGCGATGCCGATGTGTACTTTAACGGCCATTTCCTGGGGAACATTAAAGGAATACTACAGCGCGGAAAATATGATATTACAAGCTTTATAAACACATTGGGCAGCAATGCGCTTGCCATACTGGTATACCTGCCGCAGGGCGCACTTAACTGCTCTGCAAGCCCCACTTATATACCCAGTGCAAGTTGGGACTGGATGCCTTATGTTCCCGGCCTTAATAGCGGTATAACTAATGATATCTACATCAGTACTTCTAACGAAGTTACCATAAACGACCCGTGGATCAGGACCAAAGTACTATCTGAGGCCGTTGCTAATTTAAAAATATCGGCAGAGCTAAAAAATAATTCTGGTAAGGCCATAACCGGTGTTTTGAGTGGTACAATTATGCCGGGCAACATACCCTTTTCTAAAACGGTTACCATTCCTGCAAATGGTACTGTAAATGCAGTAACTGAGCTTACGGTTAATAATCCGCAGCTGTGGTGGCCAAATGGCTACGGTGCGCAAAACCTGTACACCTGTAATTTCGAATTTAAGAAAGACGGTACCGTATCTGACCAGAAGAATGTAACGTTTGGCATCAGGGAGTATAGTTATGATACCACAGGAGATGTATTCCATTTATATATTAACGGAAAGAAGATTTTTCTCAAAGGGGGTAACTGGGGCATGTCTGAATATATGCTGCGTTGCAAAAAAGACGAATATGATACCAAGATACGGCTTCATAAAGAAATGAATTACAACGTGATTCGTAACTGGACAGGGGCTACTACAGATGAAGAATTTTATGAAGCCTGCGACAAGCACGGCATCATGGTGTGGGATGATTTCTGGCTGATTACAACTTATTTTAACTGGCCGGATTTTGAAGTTTTCAGGAATAATGTTGCCGAAAAGATAAAGCGTAACCGCAACTATGCCTCAATAGCATTGTGGTGTGGTGCTAACGAAATGACCCCGCCAGACGATTATGTAAGCATGTACAGGAGCGCAGTAAACCAGTACGACGGCGATGACCGTTGGTTTCAGCCCAACTCAAACCACGGCAGTATGAGTGGCAGCGGGCCGTGGCAAAACTTTCATCCGGCAGAGTATTTTAATACTGCCCCAAGAATGCCCGGCGCCATAGAAAGCTACGGCATGCGCAGCGAACTGGGTACGGCAGTATTTCCTAACTACGATAGTTTTCAGAAGTTTATGCCGGAGGCAAACCAGTGGCCACGCAATACCATGTGGGAGCAGCATTTTTTTGGCGATACCTACGCACCGGCGGCTAATGCCAATAAGTTTTTTGAAACTGTAAATAACTACTATGGCAATTGTAGCAGCATACAGGAGTTCTGTAAGAAATCGCAGTTGGTAAACATACAGGTTAACCAGGCCATGTATGAGGGCTGGCTGCACAACCTTAACAATGATGCCTCCGGACTCATCATCTGGATGAGCCAGTCGGCATATCCATCAATGCTTTGGCAAACTTATGATTACTATTATGACCTTAACGGTGCATACTGGGGAGTTAAGGCAGCCTGCGAACCGGTACATATTTTAAAAGTACCAACAACCGGTAAATTTGAAGTAGTTAATACATCAGGTGCAGCCCGTTCCTGGCTTAATGCCAGCCTGGAGATTGTAAACCTGCATGGGGAAACGCAGTATACTTTTCAGGCAAACCTGCCTGAATTGGCGGCAGATGCCAAGGTGGCAGACGTTTTTGGCAACCTGAATATTGATACGGCCAGGCTAACGCAGGTATATTTTGAAAGACTCAGGCTAACGGATGCTTCCGGCGCTGTGGTTTCAGAAAACTTTTACTGGCCTACGCTCAACGAAAACAATTATAACTACGTCAATACCCTCCACCCGGTAACACTTACTGTGGCACAACAGGTACAGGCCGGAGCAGATGAAACAGTAGTAACAGCTACAATAAGCAATCCCGTGCAGGAAACCGCTTTTGCAGTACGTGTGCAATTGGTTAACCCAGCGACAGGGCAAGCTATTTTGCCTGCTTTTATTGATAAGGGATACTTTACACTGTTCCCCGGAGAGAGCAAGCTGGTTACCATAAAAGTAAGATCGTCGCAATTACAGGGTATAACGCCGCAAGTAAAGGCTACACCGTATAATGACCCTGAAATGGGTCTGATCCAGAATCTGGCATTGTTTAAGCCTACTACGGTTTCATCAACATTTGGCACTATAAATACGGCAGGCAAAGCCACAGACGGCAGTTATGCTACACGTTGGGAAAGTAATTATTCTGACCCGCAATGGCTAATGACAGACTTGCTGGAACAATACCAGATAAACCGCATTAAGATAAAGTGGGAGGGAGCGCGTGCCTCTAAATACAGCATAGATACTTCTACTGATGGCATTAACTGGACAGTGTTGCAAATGGTAGATAACAATACAGAACTGGATAATGAATTTAACGGCTTATCTGTCAATGCCCGTTATGTAAGGGTAAGTGGCATACAGCGCGCATCGGTATGGGGATATTCTATCTACGAACTGGAAGTGTATGGGCAGGCGGTACTGGCATCAGATAAGCCGCAGCTTAACGATAAAACGGCACCATATCCTAATCCGTTTAAAAATAGTATTTCGATACCATTACCTTTAAACATGGGCAGTACTTTTGAGATAGAACTCAGGGATGCTTCGGGCAGGTTAGTAGCGCAGCACAAAGGAAAGAACTTATTAGCTAAAACAGTCTTTGACTGGGAACCCACAACTAAAGAAGGGGGAACCCTTGCATCGGGTGTATATTTTTTAGCTTTAAAATGCAATAGGAATACTACAACATATAAAATAATCAAGCAATGA